The following are from one region of the Hippocampus zosterae strain Florida chromosome 9, ASM2543408v3, whole genome shotgun sequence genome:
- the LOC127607566 gene encoding zinc finger E-box-binding homeobox 2-like isoform X2: MSVGMYDSTGGHMDAEQVGSLGSEGEDEVGLWSLEAQENLDKTSRTPSEGTEEPGSPALSAQPHSLSPGSGGDSGRKFWAQVEPESEATDDGGGGGAGAGSGASATDREGELGSLRMRCSSSDSHIDLEDLAHYEFLAKLRKASTSASILDHFSRNGMAAVHCLQGDGVGTHEELPPAMWSPGVQHHSPVGADTRRRLQACPFCHKTYQHGASLRDHIKYCQERDRGHMVCPFCGYTAPHRAQLEQHLALHHQVQDKSPVPLDPSMETRKFKCLQCGKAFKYKHHLKEHLRIHSGEKPYECANCKKRFSHSGSYSSHLSSKKCLGSGGTLASSGGTSAMFNGHNQNSYQHSFPASPSVGWERNSKGSPLALQVQEGSRPVGHGPDDPSQVSGQDFSFHTSELASLCKPSAELSLRASILNGTTLLPYLQSGSKFEQMLQEMLQREVRKYEDLDRNGGGSDRKMSPEQGAAREESGEQERGVLGVTCRWCSQVFPNVVVLLQHERYHCKINREAMEMPEGLQNKDHHSPALFLSRSQMSKTNDITNGASRNESPVQKWPLVPQQHLAALHSTHDHLDSSSQEKASPSHASELMSPHTGRRHLSLGSPVGLDLSGQSPELTSPQNHSQNEPLDLSVRKPMADQRNVNGKRERTKDRSKQLSRQSPNQFSDQSLHPHPIYRAPVFPGSLYNGFPFFSQSALGFARHDGIAPLPFSPSPINPGFLSPLAYMVETESEATLKKLHQERQVLMGEVLNRGAVDYLSMMDEGLEGDGGPGRKRLKKTDEGLYACDICEKTFQKSSSLLRHKYEHTGKRPYECKVCNKAFKHKHHLIEHSRLHSGEKPYQCDKCGKRFSHSGSYSQHMNHRYAYCSKDQDPDQDHDDMPREPAALSAEDTQTPQSFLSDASLDGASEAPKEDEEEQEGKAEEEPVSRERRENESCTGGNRFDGVEVWKSHTQVQNGDLDKCELSLDITDLPRIQT, encoded by the exons TGGACGCAGAGCAAGTGGGTTCATTGGGGTCCGAGGGAGAGGATGAGGTGGGCCTCTGGAGCCTGGAAGCCCAGGAGAACCTGGACAAGACGAGCCGGACTCCCAGCGAGGGCACGGAAGAGCCCGGCAGCCCCGCCCTCTCCGCGCAGCCCCATAGCCTCAGTCCAGGGAGCGGCGGCGACAGCGGCAGGAAATTCTGGGCCCAGGTGGAGCCGGAATCCGAGGCCACAGAcgacggcggcggtggcggcgccggcgccggcAGCGGCGCCTCTGCCACCGATAGGGAGGGGGAGCTGGGATCACTGAGGATGCGTT GTAGTAGCTCTGACTCGCACATTGACTTGGAGGACCTCGCGCACTATGAGTTCCTGGCCAAGCTCAGGAAGGCCTCGACCTCCgccagcattttggaccacttTAGCCGCAACGGAATGGCCGCCGTGCACTGTCTGCAGGGAGATGGCGTCGGGACACACGAGGAGCTGCCGCCTGCCATGTGGTCCCCGGGAGTTCAGCACCACTCTCCTGTGGGAGCAG ACACAAGGAGGAGGCTGCAGGCCTGTCCTTTCTGCCACAAGACATACCAGCACGGAGCCTCGTTGAGGGACCATATCAAATACTGTCAGGAGAGGGACCGGGGCCACATGGTGTGTCCATTCTGTGGATACACTGCCCCTCATAGGGCGCAGTTGGAGCAACACTTGGCACTTCACCACCAAGTACAGGACAAG AGCCCCGTTCCTTTGGATCCGAGCATGGAGACGAGGAAGTTCAAATGCCTGCAGTGTGGAAAGGCCTTCAAGTACAAACACCACCTCAAAGAGCACCTTCGCATCCACAGTG GAGAAAAACCGTACGAGTGTGCCAACTGCAAGAAACGTTTCTCTCACTCGGGCTCTTACAGCTCCCACCTGAGCAGTAAAAAGTGTCTCGGCAGCGGCGGAACGCTTGCAAGTTCAGGAGGAACGAGTGCTATGTTTAACGGACATAACCAAAACTCCTACCAGCACTCCTTCCCAGCGTCTCCGTCCGTAGGATGGGAGAGGAATAGTAAGGGCTCTCCTTTGGCGTTGCAAGTCCAAGAAGGTAGTAGGCCTGTGGGCCATGGACCTGACGATCCTTCCCAGGTCTCAGGGCAGGATTTCAGCTTCCACACTTCAGAGCTGGCTTCCCTTTGCAAACCCTCGGCAGAGCTTTCTTTGAGAGCCAGCATCCTGAACGGGACCACCCTGCTGCCTTACCTCCAGTCCGGCTCCAAGTTTGAGCAAATGCTGCAGGAGATGCTCCAACGGGAAGTGAGGAAGTATGAGGACCTCGATAGGAACGGAGGTGGTTCTGACAGGAAGATGTCACCGGAGCAGGGGGCTGCAAGAGAGGAGTCAGGAGAGCAGGAGAGAGGGGTTCTCGGTGTTACGTGTCGCTGGTGCTCGCAGGTGTTCCCCAACGTGGTGGTTCTCCTGCAGCACGAACGCTACCACTGTAAGATAAACCGAGAAGCCATGGAAATGCCTGAGGGTCTTCAAAACAAAGACCACCACTCGCCAGCCTTATTCCTATCCAGGTCGCAGATGAGCAAAACCAACGACATCACCAACGGAGCCTCTAGAAATGAATCCCCGGTGCAGAAGTGGCCCTTGGTACCTCAGCAGCATCTGGCCGCACTGCATTCCACTCACGACCACTTAGACTCTTCCAGCCAGGAGAAGGCCAGCCCCAGCCACGCCTCTGAGTTGATGTCCCCTCACACTGGAAGGAGACATCTATCCTTGGGATCCCCTGTCGGCCTGGACCTCAGCGGCCAGTCCCCGGAACTAACCTCACCTCAGAATCACTCTCAGAACGAGCCCCTGGACCTCTCCGTACGCAAGCCGATGGCAGACCAAAGAAACGTCAACGGCAAAAGGGAGAGGACAAAAGACAGGAGCAAACAGCTGAGTCGACAGAGTCCAAACCAATTTTCTGACCAATCCTTACATCCTCATCCGATCTACAGAGCTCCTGTGTTTCCTGGCTCCTTATACAACGGATTTCCCTTCTTCAGCCAGTCTGCTTTGGGGTTTGCACGGCATGACGGCATCGCGCCCCTTCCCTTTAGCCCGTCACCCATCAACCCCGGATTTCTCTCGCCCTTGGCTTACATGGTGGAGACCGAGTCAGAGGCGACGTTGAAGAAGCTCCACCAGGAGAGACAAGTGCTCATG GGTGAGGTGTTAAACCGTGGAGCTGTAGACTACCTCTCGATGATGGATGAAGGCTTGGAGGGGGACGGCGGACCGGGACGCAAGAGGCTGAAGAAGACGGACGAGGGTCTGTACGCTTGTGATATCTGTGAAAAAACCTTCCAGAAAAGCAGCTCTCTGCTCAGACACAAATATGAACACACAG GCAAGCGCCCTTACGAATGCAAAGTGTGTAACAAGGCTTTCAAGCACAAACACCACCTGATCGAGCACAGCCGCCTCCATTCGGGGGAGAAACCCTACCAATGTGACAAGTGCGGCAAGCGCTTCTCGCACTCGGGCTCGTACTCACAGCATATGAACCACCGCTATGCCTACTGCAGCAAGGACCAGGACCCTGACCAAGACCACGATGACATGCCCCGAGAGCCCGCCGCTCTGTCCGCGGAGGACACACAGACGCCTCAGTCCTTCCTCAGCGACGCCAGTCTGGACGGGGCCTCAGAGGCCCCGAAAGAGGACGAAGAAGAGCAGGAAGGAAAAGCTGAAGAAGAGCCGGTAAGCAGAGAAAGGCGGGAGAACGAGAGTTGCACTGGAGGAAACCGCTTCGATGGGGTGGAGGTCTGGAAGTCCCACACCCAAGTCCAGAACGGAGACTTGGATAAATGTGAACTGAGCCTGGATATAACAGATCTACCCCGGATACAAACTTGA
- the LOC127607566 gene encoding zinc finger E-box-binding homeobox 2-like isoform X1: protein MTEESRGKRRKQANPRRSQVDAEQVGSLGSEGEDEVGLWSLEAQENLDKTSRTPSEGTEEPGSPALSAQPHSLSPGSGGDSGRKFWAQVEPESEATDDGGGGGAGAGSGASATDREGELGSLRMRCSSSDSHIDLEDLAHYEFLAKLRKASTSASILDHFSRNGMAAVHCLQGDGVGTHEELPPAMWSPGVQHHSPVGADTRRRLQACPFCHKTYQHGASLRDHIKYCQERDRGHMVCPFCGYTAPHRAQLEQHLALHHQVQDKSPVPLDPSMETRKFKCLQCGKAFKYKHHLKEHLRIHSGEKPYECANCKKRFSHSGSYSSHLSSKKCLGSGGTLASSGGTSAMFNGHNQNSYQHSFPASPSVGWERNSKGSPLALQVQEGSRPVGHGPDDPSQVSGQDFSFHTSELASLCKPSAELSLRASILNGTTLLPYLQSGSKFEQMLQEMLQREVRKYEDLDRNGGGSDRKMSPEQGAAREESGEQERGVLGVTCRWCSQVFPNVVVLLQHERYHCKINREAMEMPEGLQNKDHHSPALFLSRSQMSKTNDITNGASRNESPVQKWPLVPQQHLAALHSTHDHLDSSSQEKASPSHASELMSPHTGRRHLSLGSPVGLDLSGQSPELTSPQNHSQNEPLDLSVRKPMADQRNVNGKRERTKDRSKQLSRQSPNQFSDQSLHPHPIYRAPVFPGSLYNGFPFFSQSALGFARHDGIAPLPFSPSPINPGFLSPLAYMVETESEATLKKLHQERQVLMGEVLNRGAVDYLSMMDEGLEGDGGPGRKRLKKTDEGLYACDICEKTFQKSSSLLRHKYEHTGKRPYECKVCNKAFKHKHHLIEHSRLHSGEKPYQCDKCGKRFSHSGSYSQHMNHRYAYCSKDQDPDQDHDDMPREPAALSAEDTQTPQSFLSDASLDGASEAPKEDEEEQEGKAEEEPVSRERRENESCTGGNRFDGVEVWKSHTQVQNGDLDKCELSLDITDLPRIQT, encoded by the exons TGGACGCAGAGCAAGTGGGTTCATTGGGGTCCGAGGGAGAGGATGAGGTGGGCCTCTGGAGCCTGGAAGCCCAGGAGAACCTGGACAAGACGAGCCGGACTCCCAGCGAGGGCACGGAAGAGCCCGGCAGCCCCGCCCTCTCCGCGCAGCCCCATAGCCTCAGTCCAGGGAGCGGCGGCGACAGCGGCAGGAAATTCTGGGCCCAGGTGGAGCCGGAATCCGAGGCCACAGAcgacggcggcggtggcggcgccggcgccggcAGCGGCGCCTCTGCCACCGATAGGGAGGGGGAGCTGGGATCACTGAGGATGCGTT GTAGTAGCTCTGACTCGCACATTGACTTGGAGGACCTCGCGCACTATGAGTTCCTGGCCAAGCTCAGGAAGGCCTCGACCTCCgccagcattttggaccacttTAGCCGCAACGGAATGGCCGCCGTGCACTGTCTGCAGGGAGATGGCGTCGGGACACACGAGGAGCTGCCGCCTGCCATGTGGTCCCCGGGAGTTCAGCACCACTCTCCTGTGGGAGCAG ACACAAGGAGGAGGCTGCAGGCCTGTCCTTTCTGCCACAAGACATACCAGCACGGAGCCTCGTTGAGGGACCATATCAAATACTGTCAGGAGAGGGACCGGGGCCACATGGTGTGTCCATTCTGTGGATACACTGCCCCTCATAGGGCGCAGTTGGAGCAACACTTGGCACTTCACCACCAAGTACAGGACAAG AGCCCCGTTCCTTTGGATCCGAGCATGGAGACGAGGAAGTTCAAATGCCTGCAGTGTGGAAAGGCCTTCAAGTACAAACACCACCTCAAAGAGCACCTTCGCATCCACAGTG GAGAAAAACCGTACGAGTGTGCCAACTGCAAGAAACGTTTCTCTCACTCGGGCTCTTACAGCTCCCACCTGAGCAGTAAAAAGTGTCTCGGCAGCGGCGGAACGCTTGCAAGTTCAGGAGGAACGAGTGCTATGTTTAACGGACATAACCAAAACTCCTACCAGCACTCCTTCCCAGCGTCTCCGTCCGTAGGATGGGAGAGGAATAGTAAGGGCTCTCCTTTGGCGTTGCAAGTCCAAGAAGGTAGTAGGCCTGTGGGCCATGGACCTGACGATCCTTCCCAGGTCTCAGGGCAGGATTTCAGCTTCCACACTTCAGAGCTGGCTTCCCTTTGCAAACCCTCGGCAGAGCTTTCTTTGAGAGCCAGCATCCTGAACGGGACCACCCTGCTGCCTTACCTCCAGTCCGGCTCCAAGTTTGAGCAAATGCTGCAGGAGATGCTCCAACGGGAAGTGAGGAAGTATGAGGACCTCGATAGGAACGGAGGTGGTTCTGACAGGAAGATGTCACCGGAGCAGGGGGCTGCAAGAGAGGAGTCAGGAGAGCAGGAGAGAGGGGTTCTCGGTGTTACGTGTCGCTGGTGCTCGCAGGTGTTCCCCAACGTGGTGGTTCTCCTGCAGCACGAACGCTACCACTGTAAGATAAACCGAGAAGCCATGGAAATGCCTGAGGGTCTTCAAAACAAAGACCACCACTCGCCAGCCTTATTCCTATCCAGGTCGCAGATGAGCAAAACCAACGACATCACCAACGGAGCCTCTAGAAATGAATCCCCGGTGCAGAAGTGGCCCTTGGTACCTCAGCAGCATCTGGCCGCACTGCATTCCACTCACGACCACTTAGACTCTTCCAGCCAGGAGAAGGCCAGCCCCAGCCACGCCTCTGAGTTGATGTCCCCTCACACTGGAAGGAGACATCTATCCTTGGGATCCCCTGTCGGCCTGGACCTCAGCGGCCAGTCCCCGGAACTAACCTCACCTCAGAATCACTCTCAGAACGAGCCCCTGGACCTCTCCGTACGCAAGCCGATGGCAGACCAAAGAAACGTCAACGGCAAAAGGGAGAGGACAAAAGACAGGAGCAAACAGCTGAGTCGACAGAGTCCAAACCAATTTTCTGACCAATCCTTACATCCTCATCCGATCTACAGAGCTCCTGTGTTTCCTGGCTCCTTATACAACGGATTTCCCTTCTTCAGCCAGTCTGCTTTGGGGTTTGCACGGCATGACGGCATCGCGCCCCTTCCCTTTAGCCCGTCACCCATCAACCCCGGATTTCTCTCGCCCTTGGCTTACATGGTGGAGACCGAGTCAGAGGCGACGTTGAAGAAGCTCCACCAGGAGAGACAAGTGCTCATG GGTGAGGTGTTAAACCGTGGAGCTGTAGACTACCTCTCGATGATGGATGAAGGCTTGGAGGGGGACGGCGGACCGGGACGCAAGAGGCTGAAGAAGACGGACGAGGGTCTGTACGCTTGTGATATCTGTGAAAAAACCTTCCAGAAAAGCAGCTCTCTGCTCAGACACAAATATGAACACACAG GCAAGCGCCCTTACGAATGCAAAGTGTGTAACAAGGCTTTCAAGCACAAACACCACCTGATCGAGCACAGCCGCCTCCATTCGGGGGAGAAACCCTACCAATGTGACAAGTGCGGCAAGCGCTTCTCGCACTCGGGCTCGTACTCACAGCATATGAACCACCGCTATGCCTACTGCAGCAAGGACCAGGACCCTGACCAAGACCACGATGACATGCCCCGAGAGCCCGCCGCTCTGTCCGCGGAGGACACACAGACGCCTCAGTCCTTCCTCAGCGACGCCAGTCTGGACGGGGCCTCAGAGGCCCCGAAAGAGGACGAAGAAGAGCAGGAAGGAAAAGCTGAAGAAGAGCCGGTAAGCAGAGAAAGGCGGGAGAACGAGAGTTGCACTGGAGGAAACCGCTTCGATGGGGTGGAGGTCTGGAAGTCCCACACCCAAGTCCAGAACGGAGACTTGGATAAATGTGAACTGAGCCTGGATATAACAGATCTACCCCGGATACAAACTTGA